From Nocardioides faecalis:
CGATGACGCAGCGCCAGACGCGCCACCCGGACGCGATGACCACCCTCAGCACCCACGACACCAAGCGCGGCGAGGACGTGCGCGCCCGGATCAGCGTGCTGGCCGAGGACCCGCAGTGGTGGACCGAGACGCTCACCGCGCTCCTCGACGCCGCCCCCGCACCCGACCCCGGGTTCGCGAACCTGCTGTGGCAGGCCGCGCTCGGCGCCTGGCCGCTGAGCCGGGAGCGCCTGCACGCCTACGCCGAGAAGGCCATGCGCGAGGCCGGGGACCGCACCACCTGGACCGAGCCCGACACCGCCTACGAGAGTGCGGTGCACGCCCTGGTCGACGCGGCGTACGACGACCCGGCCGTGGCCGAGATCGTGGAGCGTGCCGCCGCCCGCCTGGCGGGGCCGGGATGGAGCAACGCGCTGTCCGCCAAGCTGCTCAGCCTGACCGTGCCCGGCGTCCCGGACGTCTACCAGGGCAGCGAGCTGTGGGAGCAGAGCCTGGTCGACCCGGACAACCGCCGCCCCGTCGACCACGCCCAGCGGCGCCGGCTCCTCGCGGAGACCCACGACGGCGTCGTGCCCGGTCTCGGCACCGGCACCGACGACCCGGGCACCATGAAGCTGCACGTGGTCCGCTCCGCGCTGCGGTTGCGCCGCGAGCGGCCCGAGGCGTTCACCGGCTACACCCCGATCGCCGCGACCGGACCCGCGGCCGAGCACGTGCTCGCCTTCGACCGGGGCGGTGCGATCACCGTCGTCACCCGGCTCCCGCTTGGCCTGGCCGCCGCCGGCGGCTGGGGCGAGACCACCCTCGACCTGCCCGGCGGGCACTGGCGCGACCTGGTCACCGGGCGCACCGCCGACCCGCGGCTCTCCGTCCTGCTGGGCGAGACGCCGGTGGCCCTGCTGGTGAAGGAGGAGCGATGAGCGCGCAGTCCGCTGCACAGCCCGCTGCGGAGCGACCGGCCCGCGGACCGTTCGACGTGTGGGCACCCCGGTGTGACCGGGTGCGGCTGAGCCTGGCCGAGGACGTGGTGGACATGGTCCCGGCCGACGGCGGCTGGTGGACACCCGCCTCGGTGCCGGCGGGGGTGCCGGACGGGACGTCGTACGGCTTCCTGCTGGGCGAGGACACCACGGTGCTGCCCGACCCGCGCTCGCGACGCCAGCCCGGCGGCGTGCACGAGCGGTCCGCGACCTTCGACGCAGGCGCGCACACCTGGACCGACGCCGGGTGGACGGGGCGCCAGCTCGCCGGCGCCACCATCTACGAGCTGCACGTGGGCACCTTCAGCCCCGCCGGCACCTTCGACGGCGTCGTGGAGCGGCTCGACCACCTGGTCTCGCTCGGCGTCGGGTTCGTCGAGCTGATGCCGGTCAACGCGTTCAACGGCGTGCACAACTGGGGCTACGACGGCGTGCTGTGGTCGGCGGTGCACGAGCCCTACGGCGGTCCCGCCGGCTACCAGCGGCTCGTCGACGCCTGCCACCGCGCCGGGATCGGCGTCATCCAGGACGTCGTCTACAACCACCTCGGGCCCTCGGGCAACTACCTGCCGCGCTTCGGTCCCTACCTGAAGCAGGGCCGCAACACGTGGGGTGACCTGGTCAACCTCGACGGCGAGGGCGCGGCCGAGGTACGGCGCTACATCCTGGACAGCGCACTGATGTGGCTGCGCGACTACCACGTCGACGGGCTGCGGCTCGACGCCGTGCACGCGCTGCACGACGACTCCGACCTCCACCTGCTGGAGGAGATGGCGATCGAGGTGCAGGCGCTGTCGGCACACCTGAACCGCCCGCTGACGTTGATCGCCGAGTCCGACCTCAACGACACCCGTCTGGTCACGCCGCGCGAGGCCGGCGGCTACGGTCTCGACGCGCAGTGGAGCGACGACTTCCACCACGGCGTGCACGTCGCTCTGACCGGTGAGACCACCGGCTACTACGCCGACTTCGAGCCGCTCGGTGCGCTCGGCAAGGTCCTCGACTGCGGCTTCTTCCACGACGGCACGTTCTCCAGCTTCCGCGACGCTCCGCACGGCAGGCCGGTCGACACCGAGCGGATGCCGGCGTGGCGGCTGGTGGTCTGCGCGCAGAACCACGACCAGATCGGCAACCGGGCCCGGGGCGACCGCACCGCGGAGCACCTGAGCACCGAGCAGCTGCTGTGCGGTGCGCTGCTGACCCTGGGCTCGCCGTTCACGCCGATGCTGTTCCAGGGCGAGGAGTGGGCGGCCAGCACGCCGTTCGCGTTCTTCACCTCCCACCCCGAGCCCGAGCTGGCCACCGCGACCGCCGAGGGCCGGCTGGCGGAGTTCGAGCGGATGGGGTGGGACCCCGACGAGGTCCTCGACCCGCAGGACCCGGCCACCTTCGCCGCGAGCCGGCTGCGGTGGGAGGAGGCCGAGACCGGCGAGCACGCCCGGGTGCTGGCCGGCTACCGGCGCCTGGCCCAGCTGCGTCGTACCTGCCCCGAGCTCACGGACCCCTCCTTCGGGTCGGCCACCGTCGACGAGGAGGCCAGGCGGCTCACGCTGGAGCGCGGTGCGCTGGCGATCCACGTCAACCTCGGCACCGAGCCGTGGCAGGTGGCGGCCACCGAGGTGCTGTTCAGCACCGGCTCCGAGCCGGCGCAGGACAGCGTGCCGGGCGGCTCAGTGGTCGTGCCCGGGGGCAACGGCGTCCTCGTGCGCCGCTGAGGCGAGGCACCCGGCGAGGATCCCCAGCAGCGCCACGGCGACGCCGATCGCCGGAGAAATCTGGAGAAGGTGGGCAATCCGGCCCGCTGACGGCGCCGAAGCACTGGTGACAGTCCCGCGCGGTCCCGCGCGACCCCACCCACTCGGAGGACAGCACGATGAACCAGCGTCAGCTCAAGATCGGACTCGTCGGCCTCGTCACCGCGGCCGTCGCCGGTGCCACCTTCTCCCCGGCCCCCGCCCAGGCCGCCCTCGACGACCGCAGCCTCGCCGAGGTCCTCGCGGCCGACAAGGGGTACGACCGCAACTGGCACGACTTCGACATCCTCGAGAAGGCGGTGACCACCGTCCTCAAGGCCAAGCCCAACAGCCCGGTCTCGGTGCTCGCCGACGGCGACACCCGCCTCACCGCGTTCCTGCCCACCGACGCCGCGTTCCGCCGGCTGGTGAAGGACCTCAGCGGCAAGCAGCCGCGCACCGAGCGCGCGACCTTCAACGCCGTGGCGAAGGTCGCCGACGTCGACACCCTCGAGGCGGTGCTGCTCTACCACGTGGTGCCGCAGCGGCTGAACGCCAAGAAGGTGCTGAAGTCCGACGGCGCCAAGCTCAAGACGGCCGCCAACCTCAACATCACCGTCCGGGTCAAGGGCAAGAAGGTCAAGCTGATCGACAAGGACCGCGACGCCCAGAACCCGCGCGTGGTGGCGGTGGACATCAACAAGGGCAACAAGCAGATCGCCCACGCCATCAACCGGGTGCTGCGTCCGATCGACCTCTGAGGTCGGCCGCACCACGTCCCGGCCCCTTCCGTGCGCTCGACCCTCGAGGTCAGGCACCGGAGGGGGCCGGTCGCGTTGGTGAGGTGTCCGGGTCAGTCCGAGCGCCCGACGCCGACGGCATCGAGGACGGCACGACCGCCGTCCAGCACGCCACCGACCGTGCCGCGCTGGTCCTCCGAACCCGGCGCTGTTGCGTGCGGGTCGTCGGTCAGGCGTACGTCTCGACAGCCGTAGTCGTCGACGACCACCCCGGTCTGGTCGCCGCCGTGGCTGTACACGATCATCCACCGTGCGCCCAGGTCAGCGGTGCAGGCACGGTTGCGGTCGGCAGGGGCCAGGTCGTCAAGGGCCGTCTTGAGGGCGGGTAGGTCCCCGGCGGGAACGGGTTCGGGGTCGCCCTTGCGCGTCCACCCGAAGACAGCACCGCCGTCGGCGGTCGTGCCAGCGTCGAAGGGCCAGTACTGACACACCCACGCCTCCTCGGGCGCGAGGAGGTCCGGGCGCTCGTCCGCCGGCTCATCGGCCCCGAAGCCGTGCCCGGAAGGGTCATCGCCCGTGGGCAGCTCCTCTGGGCAGGGGCGCTTCCCGGCGTCGGCGAGCTCACTGGATGGCACCACGGGGCTGGCAGTGGTGGGGGCGTTGCCGCATCCGGCGAGGAAGACGGCTCCGGGGGCCAGGCTCAGCAGCAGGGCGCCGCGACCTGCCCGGCGAACGGCGCGCGGTCGGATGCTGCCAGTGGGGGCAGGGCTCATCGTGAACGTCGGCATGGTCATCAGACGGTCTCACAGCCTTCGGGGTTCCACAGCCAGTGCAGCTACCGAGTCACCACAGGCAGTCGGACCAGAGATCCTGGCACCGTGGCCCGGCCGGGCTAGAACCGTCGGTGGAACCTGAGGTCACCGGTGGGCAGGAGGTTCATCGCGTAGGTGGGGTGGGCGCGGGTCGTGGGCGCGGTGGTGCTGTCGCGCTCAACCTGGCCGAGGCAGGGCACACTGTCGCTTGGTGAACCGGTAGTCGCCGTTGGGCAGGAGGGTCATCTCGTAGCTGGGATCGTGGGCGCGGAGGTGGTCCTGTTTGCAGAAACAGACGGCGTCTTTGAGGTCGGTGCGACCGCCTTGGGACCAGGGTCTGAGGTGGTGGGCCTCGGTCCACGCCGCGGTGATGGTGCAGCCCTCAGCCCGGCATCGTCGATCGCGGACCTTCATCGCCTTGCGTTGGGGCTTGGTGAACAACCGCTTCGCGCGGCCCTGGTCGAGGAGCTCGGAGTCCCCGCCGTACACCTGCGGGATGATCGCCGCCTGGCAGGCGAGGCGCCGGGCTTCGCCGGCGGAGATCGGGTCGGCGCCACCGCCGGTGATCGCGATCGCGGTGGCGAGGTCGGTCAGCAGCTGCTCGTGGGACAGGGCCACGATCACCGTGGTGGCATCGCCGCCGTGCTCGGGGAGCTGGTCGGGGTCGAGGAGCTCGAGCAGTGCTTCGAAGGCGTGGGCGTTGGCTCGGTGCCGGGGGATGGCGGTGGTCGAGCCTGTCGAGACCCCGCCGGTCCCGCCGTTCTTGCGGGGTGAGGTGTAGGCGTCGAGATAGGTCCGCAGCCGGTTCGCCACGGTCGTCGGCAGCACTCCGGAGAGTCGGGTGCGGCCGTCGCCGAGGTCCCGCAGGCTCAGCGTCGCCCTCTCGCGGGCGTGCCGTTCCTCGTCCTGAAGCTTCTTGCCCTCTTCGGCGTCGGCGACCTCGGGCGCGACGACGTCGAGGATCCGGCGTGCCAGCCGGCGGAGGTCCTTGGGACCGAACTCGTCGCAGTACCCGACCAGGGTCACCTCTGCCCCGGCGACGGTCTCCGGGGCCAGCTCGGTGGGCAGCTCGTCGAGCCCGAGGGTGATCACCCTCGCCTGCGCCGCGGACACATGGCCGTCCCGCATCCCGGCAGCGACCACGGTCCGGGTCTCGAGCGCCTTGGCGAGCCGCCAGTCGGCCCGTGCCGTTTGTGGGTCGGTGTGGGTGGTGTGGGCGATCCAGGCGCCGGCGTCGCGGGCACCGTGCATCGCCGCGACATCATCGGCCGAGGCGAGCAACCGCAGCCTCAGCTCGGCGACCTGGGCCTCGATGTGCGTCAGCTCGACCAGCGCCGTCTCCTTGTCGGAGGTCGCCATGAACAACGGCTCAACGTCCGCCACCTCGCCCAGGACCCGACGCATCTGCCCGGCAGCCTGGAGCACGGGATGGCGGGTGAGAACACCAGCGGTCACTGCGATCGACCTCCCCGAGACGGTGGGTCACGCGTCGAGCGGGAGCGCTCGACCTACGGTCGATCCTACCATTAATCGAACAAGTGTTCTAGTGCGAAGCTGGCGGATTCTCACTGGAGCTCGCGGTGTGTGATGTCTCAGGGGCATCGGTGACAGTTCTGCATCGGGACATCGGTGACGCTCTGAATCATCTTGGTGGTGACACTTCAGCCGCGAGGCTGCGGCGGCGGCTGCCCAGGAACCCATCGATCCGCGTGTCCGTCTCGCGATCTCACCGTGGCTCGACGATGCGCGCGGGCGACAACGGCCGAGCGCTGAACCCCTCACGCTTGGGTGTGCTCGGCCAGTTCGTGGCGCACCTGATGACGCTGTACCGCCACCGCGAGCCGCGACGTCGATAGCCTCCGCGCGTCGCTAGGTGGCCCTTCGCGTTCAGGTCGACGGCGAGTGTGTCGGTCGCCATGTCTGACGCGGTGCGAAGCCCGAGCGACGCAGCCAGTGCTCCGTGTAGAGGATTCGATGCGGAGTGATGACCGTGAGCGGATCCTGCGGCGGGTCGTCGAGGGAGCGTCCTCGCTCCACGTGGTCCGACTGCCAGCGGAATGCCTCCCAGTAGGCGGCGGCTTCCGGCTCCTCGCGCTCGATGGTGCTGGCGGTGCCGAACAGCTGCGCTCCTCGACTGCTTGCTTGGCCGACCAGCGGCGCGAAGATGCCTGCGGACACGCGGGGGTCTCGCTGGAGGTTGCGCGACTTCACCGAGGCATTCCAGCTGGTGTAGAAGATCTCGAACCCGAGGCTGTAGTACCGCACCGGCGTTGCGGCCGGCGAGCCCTCCGAGTTGGTCGTGGCGATGACGGCCATGTTCTGCGCCGACAGCAGGTTCAGGATCCGCTCTTCCAGCTGGTCGCGAGGGAGTCCCTGCTGCGGCGTCGGCCCCGCAAGCTAAGGGTTGGTCAGTGGCATGCGGCAGTCTCCCACGGTGGTGCGCAGTGGGTGTTGACGCGCTCAGACCAGTCGCGGCGGGAAGCCGCCGGTCGCGACGGGGCCCCAGGCGGTCGGGGTGATCCGCAGCAGGGACTTGCCCTGCTCGACCATCGCGGCGCGGTACTCGTCCCAGTCGGAGTGCTCGCCGGCGATGTTGCGGAAGTACTCCACGAACGCGTCCAGCGCCGCCTCGTCCCGGTTGCCCTCGTCGTCGGAGGCGTCCAGCACCTCGCAGGTGCCGGAGACCTGCACCCACGGGCCGTCCCACTCGTCGGAGACGACGACCACGTCCACCTGGGGGTCACGGCGTGCGTTGCGGGTCTTGGCGCGCTCGGGGTAGGTCGCGATCACCAGCCGGCCGCTGTCGTCGACGCCGCCGGTGACCGGCGAGGCTTGCGGGCTGCCGTCGGCGCGTCGGGTGATCAGCAGGAACCGGTGCCGCGGGCGGACGAAGTCCAGCAGGGCGTCGCGGTCGACGTCGGTGTTGGTGGCGATGTTGCGGGCCATGGGGGTGTCCGTTCAGTCGAGGAAGAGGTCGGGGGTCAGCGGGATCTGCCGCACCCGGCGGCCGGTGGCGTGGAAGGTGGCGTTCGCGACCGCCGCGGCGGTGCCCACGATGCCGATCTCGCCGATGCCGCGCGAGCCCATCGGGGTGAGCAGCGTGTCGTCCTCCTCCAGCCACTCCACCTCCAGCTCACGCACGTCGGCGTTGGTCGCCACGTGGTAGGTCGCGAGGTCCTGGGTGACGAAGTGACCGAACCGCGGATCACGCCAGGACTCCTCGAACAGCGCAGCGGACAGGCCCATCACCAGCCCGCCGAGGAGCTGGGAGCGCGCCGTCGTCGGGTTGATCACCCGGCCCACCGAGTAGACCCCCAGCATCCGCGGCACCCGGATCTCCCCGGTCAGCCGGTGCACCCGCGCCTCACAGAAGACCGCACCGAAGGAGTGCATGGCGTGCGTCTTCGCGCCCGGCGCGTCCGCCGCCGCGGCGGTCGTCTCCACGCCGGGCGAGGGAGCGTCGCCGTGGTCGGCGCGGAACAGCTGGGCCGCCGCCACGATCGCCGAGCCCCACGAGCTGGTGCCCGAGGAGCCACCGGCCACGCTCGCGCTCGGCAGCAGCGTGTCCGCGATCTCCAGCTCCACCGACTCCACCGCGACGCCCAACGCGTCCGCGGCGATCTGCGCCAGCACGGTCCGGGCGCCGGTGCCGATGTCCACGGCCCCGATCGCCACCGCGTATCGCCCGCCCTCCAGCGCGCGCACCCGCGCCCGGTTGCCGGGCGAGCGCATGGCCGGGTACGTCGCCGAGGCCACCCCCAGGCCGACCCACCAGTCGCCGTCCAGCGTCGCCCGCGGCGCCTCGGCGCGCTCGGACCAGCCGAACCGCTCCGCGCCCCGGTCGAAGCACTCCATCAGCCGCCGTTCGTTGAACGCCAGGCCGGTCTCCGGGTCGGTCGCGGTGTCGTTGCGGCGTCGTACCTCGATCGGGTCCATGCCGGTGGCGACGGCGAGCTCGTCCATGGCGACCTCCTGGGCGTACATGCCCGGCATCTCGCCGGGCGCGCGCATCCAGGACGGCACCGTCACGTCGAGCTGCGCCAGCCGGTGGCTGGTACGACGCGCAGGGGCGGCGTACATCATCCGACTCGGTGAGGCGGTCTGCTCGGCGAACTCACGGATCCGCGACGTCTGTTCGGCCACCCGGTGCTCCAGCGCCGTCAGCGCACCGTCGGCCCGCGCGCCCAGCGTCACGTGCGAGATGGTGGCCGTGCGGTAGCCGGTCATGCCGAACATCTGCTGCCGGGTCACCGCCAGCCTCACGGCGCGGCCCGGCACCGTGCGCGCGGCGAGCGCCGCCGCCATCTCGTGGCTGTGCGCCTCGCCCTTGCTGCCGAACCCGCCGCCGACGTACGGCGCAACTACCCGCACCTGCTCCGGTGTCAGCCCGAGCATCGGCGCCAGCGTCGAGACCACGCCGTGCACGCCCTGGGTGGAGTCGTGCAACGTCAGCACCACCGGATCAGCGTCCCCCTCGGCGGAGTCCTCGGCGGACTTCTCAGCGGGGTCGGCCCACCGGGCGACCAGGGCGTGCGGCTCCAACGGGTTGTTCGACTCGTACGCGGTCCGGTAGGTCTCGGCGACGCGGACGTCGGCTGCGGACAGTGCGGCGTCGACGTCGCCCTCGGTGGTGTCGGTCGGCATCGCCGGGTTCACCTGCTCGGGCCGGTAGGTCGCGTTGTCCTCGCGCAGCTCCGCCTCGTGCTCGGCGACCTCGTAGTCGACGTGCACCAGCGCGGCGCCTTCGCGGGCGGCCTCGGAGGTCTCGGCGAGCACCACCGCCACCACCTGGCCGCGGTAGCCGACCCAGGCGTCCTGCAGGATCGCCAGCTCCTTGTTGTCGGTCTGCGCCAACCGCGGGGCGTTGGTGTGGTCGATGACCGACACCACGCCGGGGTGGGCGAGCGCCGCGGCGGGGTCGATGCTGGTGATCCGGCCCCGCGCCACCCGGGAGAGCACCAGCCAGGCGTGCAGCGCGTCGGGCGGTGCGTGCTCGACCGCGTAGCGCGCCCGGCCTGTCACCTTCTCCACGCCGTCGGCCCGCACGCTCGCCGTGCCGATCGCACGCTGGTGCACCGGGGTGGTCCGGACCTCCACGGGCTCGCTCATCGCGCCCCTCCTTCCCGCACCAGGTGGAGCAGGGCGGCCACGGTGGCGTTGCGCACCATCGCCGGCTTGTACGCCGTCTGCTCGTCCACCTCGGCGCTGGCCAGCTCGACGTCCGCGGCGGCGCGCACCGTCTCCTCGTCCGGCACCCGGCCGCGCAGCAGCTCCTCGGCGCGGCTCGCCCGCCACGGCTTGTGCGCCGCCCCGCCCCACGCGATCCGCACGTCGGTGACGGTGCCGTCCTCGGCCAGCTCCAGGCCGGCGGCGACCGAGACCAGCGCGAAGGCGTACGACGCCCGGTCGCGCACCTTGAGGTAGTGCGAGCGCCGAGCGGCGGGGGAGTCGGTCAGCTCGACGGCGGTGACGAGCTCACCGTGGCGCAGCGTGGTGTCGTCCTGCGGACGGTCCCCGGGCAGTCGGTGCAGCTCGGCGAACGGCACCCGGTGCTCCCCGTCGGCGCCCAGCATCACGACCTCGGCGTCGAGGGCAGCGAGCGCGACCGCCAGGTCGGAGGGGTGCACCGTGACGCAGTCCGGGCTCGCGCCGAGGATCGCGTTGTAGCGGCCGTAGCCGCCGATCGCGGAGCAGCCGGAGCCCGGCTCCCGCTTGTTGCACGGCGTCGTGACGTCGGTGAAGTAGACGCAGCGGGTGCGCTGCAGCAGGTTGCCCGCCGTGGTGGCCTGGTTGCGGATCTGCCCCGAGGCGCCGGACAGCAGCGCCCGCACCACGACCGGGAAGCGTTCGCGGACCCGCGGGTCGGCGGCCAGGTCGCTGTTGCGCACGTTCGCGCCGACCCGCAGCCCGGCCGGGCCACCGTCGCCGTCGGCACCGGCGGGGGAGGCGAGCTCCGCGACGGCGTCCAGCCCCAGGCGTCGTACGTCGACCAGGGCGGCCGGGCGCGCGACCCCGAGCTTGAGGTGGTCCACGAGGTTGGTACCGCCGGCCAGGAACCGCGCCTCCGGGTCGCCGGCGACCGCGGCCACGGCGGCGGCGGGGTCCGGGGCGGCCAGGTAGGTCAGCTCCCTCACGCGCCCACCTCCTGCGCCGCGGCCTCCCGGACGGCGTCGAGGATGCCGACGTAGGCGCCGCAGCGGCACAGGTTGCCGCTCATCCGCTCCCGCAGCTCGTCGTCGTCGGCGCTCGGGGCGCCGGTGAGGTCGGTGGTGACGTGACTGGGGTGGCCCTGGCGCAGCTCCTCGAGCGCCCCGACGGCCGAGCACACCTGGCCCGGGGTGCAGTAGCCGCACTGCAGGCCGTCGTGGCGCAGGAACGCCTGCTGCACCGGGTGCAGTCCCTCGGCGTCGTTCGCGGTGTTCGAGAGCCCGTCGGCGGTGGTGATCTCCGCGCCGTCGTACGCCACGGCCAGGGCCAGGCAGGTCAGGTGCCGACGGCCGTCGAGCAGCACCGTGCACGAACCACACTGGCCGTGGTCACAGCCCTTCTTCGCAGACGTGTTGCCCAGCCGCTCACGCAGTGCATCGAGCAGGGTGGTGCGGGTGTCGACGGTGAGGGTCCGGTCGGTGCCGTCGACCCTCAGCGAGATCTCGGTCTCCATGCAGGCCGCGGTACCCCGCGAGTGCGCCGATCAGCCCGGCTGACCGCGACGCGCTCCTCACTCCTCGGTGAGCTTCCAGGCCGGCATGCCGGGGTGGGTGTGGTGCCCGGAGCGGATCTCGTGGGCCGTCTCGGCGAGGGTGGCCTCGTCGGCACGCAGCCCGCGGCTGTGCAGCTCCGCGACGAGCCGGGCCTCGACGTCGGCGGCGGCGTCCTGGGCGTAGGCGGTGGAGACGGCGTCGATCGCCTGCTGTGCGACGGCGAGCACGGGTGCGCCGAGCTCGGTGACGCGGTCGGGGTCGACCTCGAAGTGCTTGGTCATGATGCCCTCCTGACGACCCCGGTTCGTGGCGCCGAGGGTGACCCTCTCGGTGCCCGCACCGGGGCGCGTCAACCCCTTGCGGGGGCGGGTGCGCTCAGCGCTCGCCGGAGGGGCCCGGCGGGGGAGCGATGCGCCGACCGGTGCCGCGCGGCAGCGTGCCGGCGCGGTGGGCGGCGAACGCGGCGAGGCGACCCTCGAGCCACTCCGCCTGCCGGACGCGCTCCATGTGGGCGGCGTGGGAACGGCGCGGCAGCGCCTCAGGGTCGGCGCCGAGCTGCTTCTTGACCGCCTCGTAGGTGGGAGCGGACTCTCGCGACGGGTCGGGCCGGGCGGATTGGGGGGACGTGGTCACGGGTCCTCCTGGTCGGTCGATGTGCCACCCACCCGAGATCGTGGTGGCGGCCTACCGGGGCGTGCGTCGTGCGGTCGCGGCACGCTCGCCGCGGCGCCGACCATCATGCGCCACCGGCTTGCCGGGCCGCGAAACGGCCCGGCCTCCGAGCGCCCGAGTGGGCGCGGGGCGAGCACCGGAGCCGCTCTGGACGTGATCCGACTCACGTTCAGACGGTGCAGGTGGCCCACGGTGAGGGGGCG
This genomic window contains:
- a CDS encoding FAD binding domain-containing protein: MRELTYLAAPDPAAAVAAVAGDPEARFLAGGTNLVDHLKLGVARPAALVDVRRLGLDAVAELASPAGADGDGGPAGLRVGANVRNSDLAADPRVRERFPVVVRALLSGASGQIRNQATTAGNLLQRTRCVYFTDVTTPCNKREPGSGCSAIGGYGRYNAILGASPDCVTVHPSDLAVALAALDAEVVMLGADGEHRVPFAELHRLPGDRPQDDTTLRHGELVTAVELTDSPAARRSHYLKVRDRASYAFALVSVAAGLELAEDGTVTDVRIAWGGAAHKPWRASRAEELLRGRVPDEETVRAAADVELASAEVDEQTAYKPAMVRNATVAALLHLVREGGAR
- a CDS encoding xanthine dehydrogenase family protein molybdopterin-binding subunit, with the protein product MSEPVEVRTTPVHQRAIGTASVRADGVEKVTGRARYAVEHAPPDALHAWLVLSRVARGRITSIDPAAALAHPGVVSVIDHTNAPRLAQTDNKELAILQDAWVGYRGQVVAVVLAETSEAAREGAALVHVDYEVAEHEAELREDNATYRPEQVNPAMPTDTTEGDVDAALSAADVRVAETYRTAYESNNPLEPHALVARWADPAEKSAEDSAEGDADPVVLTLHDSTQGVHGVVSTLAPMLGLTPEQVRVVAPYVGGGFGSKGEAHSHEMAAALAARTVPGRAVRLAVTRQQMFGMTGYRTATISHVTLGARADGALTALEHRVAEQTSRIREFAEQTASPSRMMYAAPARRTSHRLAQLDVTVPSWMRAPGEMPGMYAQEVAMDELAVATGMDPIEVRRRNDTATDPETGLAFNERRLMECFDRGAERFGWSERAEAPRATLDGDWWVGLGVASATYPAMRSPGNRARVRALEGGRYAVAIGAVDIGTGARTVLAQIAADALGVAVESVELEIADTLLPSASVAGGSSGTSSWGSAIVAAAQLFRADHGDAPSPGVETTAAAADAPGAKTHAMHSFGAVFCEARVHRLTGEIRVPRMLGVYSVGRVINPTTARSQLLGGLVMGLSAALFEESWRDPRFGHFVTQDLATYHVATNADVRELEVEWLEEDDTLLTPMGSRGIGEIGIVGTAAAVANATFHATGRRVRQIPLTPDLFLD
- a CDS encoding PPOX class F420-dependent oxidoreductase; protein product: MARNIATNTDVDRDALLDFVRPRHRFLLITRRADGSPQASPVTGGVDDSGRLVIATYPERAKTRNARRDPQVDVVVVSDEWDGPWVQVSGTCEVLDASDDEGNRDEAALDAFVEYFRNIAGEHSDWDEYRAAMVEQGKSLLRITPTAWGPVATGGFPPRLV
- a CDS encoding 2Fe-2S iron-sulfur cluster-binding protein; its protein translation is METEISLRVDGTDRTLTVDTRTTLLDALRERLGNTSAKKGCDHGQCGSCTVLLDGRRHLTCLALAVAYDGAEITTADGLSNTANDAEGLHPVQQAFLRHDGLQCGYCTPGQVCSAVGALEELRQGHPSHVTTDLTGAPSADDDELRERMSGNLCRCGAYVGILDAVREAAAQEVGA
- a CDS encoding fasciclin domain-containing protein gives rise to the protein MNQRQLKIGLVGLVTAAVAGATFSPAPAQAALDDRSLAEVLAADKGYDRNWHDFDILEKAVTTVLKAKPNSPVSVLADGDTRLTAFLPTDAAFRRLVKDLSGKQPRTERATFNAVAKVADVDTLEAVLLYHVVPQRLNAKKVLKSDGAKLKTAANLNITVRVKGKKVKLIDKDRDAQNPRVVAVDINKGNKQIAHAINRVLRPIDL
- a CDS encoding HNH endonuclease signature motif containing protein — protein: MATSDKETALVELTHIEAQVAELRLRLLASADDVAAMHGARDAGAWIAHTTHTDPQTARADWRLAKALETRTVVAAGMRDGHVSAAQARVITLGLDELPTELAPETVAGAEVTLVGYCDEFGPKDLRRLARRILDVVAPEVADAEEGKKLQDEERHARERATLSLRDLGDGRTRLSGVLPTTVANRLRTYLDAYTSPRKNGGTGGVSTGSTTAIPRHRANAHAFEALLELLDPDQLPEHGGDATTVIVALSHEQLLTDLATAIAITGGGADPISAGEARRLACQAAIIPQVYGGDSELLDQGRAKRLFTKPQRKAMKVRDRRCRAEGCTITAAWTEAHHLRPWSQGGRTDLKDAVCFCKQDHLRAHDPSYEMTLLPNGDYRFTKRQCALPRPG
- a CDS encoding pyridoxamine 5'-phosphate oxidase family protein, with the translated sequence MEERILNLLSAQNMAVIATTNSEGSPAATPVRYYSLGFEIFYTSWNASVKSRNLQRDPRVSAGIFAPLVGQASSRGAQLFGTASTIEREEPEAAAYWEAFRWQSDHVERGRSLDDPPQDPLTVITPHRILYTEHWLRRSGFAPRQTWRPTHSPST
- the treZ gene encoding malto-oligosyltrehalose trehalohydrolase — encoded protein: MSAQSAAQPAAERPARGPFDVWAPRCDRVRLSLAEDVVDMVPADGGWWTPASVPAGVPDGTSYGFLLGEDTTVLPDPRSRRQPGGVHERSATFDAGAHTWTDAGWTGRQLAGATIYELHVGTFSPAGTFDGVVERLDHLVSLGVGFVELMPVNAFNGVHNWGYDGVLWSAVHEPYGGPAGYQRLVDACHRAGIGVIQDVVYNHLGPSGNYLPRFGPYLKQGRNTWGDLVNLDGEGAAEVRRYILDSALMWLRDYHVDGLRLDAVHALHDDSDLHLLEEMAIEVQALSAHLNRPLTLIAESDLNDTRLVTPREAGGYGLDAQWSDDFHHGVHVALTGETTGYYADFEPLGALGKVLDCGFFHDGTFSSFRDAPHGRPVDTERMPAWRLVVCAQNHDQIGNRARGDRTAEHLSTEQLLCGALLTLGSPFTPMLFQGEEWAASTPFAFFTSHPEPELATATAEGRLAEFERMGWDPDEVLDPQDPATFAASRLRWEEAETGEHARVLAGYRRLAQLRRTCPELTDPSFGSATVDEEARRLTLERGALAIHVNLGTEPWQVAATEVLFSTGSEPAQDSVPGGSVVVPGGNGVLVRR